A region from the Medicago truncatula cultivar Jemalong A17 chromosome 6, MtrunA17r5.0-ANR, whole genome shotgun sequence genome encodes:
- the LOC120576048 gene encoding uncharacterized protein, with protein sequence MASSSGTHSHLQHSNNHEEKMEFLEQENQVLREEVAAMRIKMDEMTELMKMLSAAQNQPPPPPPPISTQAEATVSIVPQWTIPISTSPNSMPEGRPWGVPICLSEVFRPIACEAQMPTHQYAAHVPPLPLRAPPVVMTYSAPVMHTIPQNEEPIFHSGNMEPDDRVNDLREKYDEMHREMRALRGKEKFGKTEHLKMYVRRMYAYARDDQVLIFYFQESLAGPASKWYTNLDKTKIQTFHDLCEAFVQQYDYNVDMAPDRSDLQAMTQGDKETFKEYAQRWRDTAAQVSPRIEEKEMTKLFLKTLDQFYYEKMVGSTPKNFAEMVGMGVQLEEGVREGRLVRAGTLASAVAHGSSQPKYQHIAVVTPATNVIQQPGYSGKQGVTGYQSQSQQQPRQQAPRTRFDPIPMKYAELLPSLLKGNYVQTKPPPPMPGKLPAGFRADLSCDFHQGAPGHDVERCYV encoded by the exons ATGGCGTCCTCGTCTGGAACCCACTCGCATTTACAACACTCGAACAATCATGAGGAAAAGATGGAGTTTCtcgaacaagaaaatcaagtgcTCCGAGAGGAAGTGGCAGCCATGCGAATTAAGATGGATGAAATGACTGAATTGATGAAAATGTTGTCGGCTGCACAGAATCAACCACCACCTCCCCCTCCTCCTATCAGCACTCAGGCCGAAGCAACTGTCTCTATTGTCCCTCAATGGACGATACCTATCAGTACTTCACCAAATTCTATGCCAGAAGGTCGCCCTTGGGGTGTCCCTATTTGTCTCAGTGAAGTATTCCGTCCTATTGCTTGTGAAGCTCAGATGCCTACTCATCAATATGCAGCTCATGTTCCTCCGCTTCCTCTAAGAGCTCCTCCAGTTGTCATGACTTACTCAGCACCTGTAATGCATACCATCccacaaaatgaagaacccaTCTTCCATTCAGGGAACATGGAGCCCGATGATAGAGTGAATGACTTGcgggaaaaatatgatgaaatgcatCGAGAAATGAGGGCTCTCCGtgggaaagaaaaatttggaaagacc gaacatttgaaaatgtatgtaagaaGGATGTATGCATATGCTCGGGACGATCAGGTCCTTATATTTTACTTCCAAGAGAGTTTGGCTGGTCCCGCCTCAAAATGGTACACGAATCTAGacaaaacaaaaatccaaactttccATGATCTGTGTGAAGCTTTTGTGCAACAATACGATTATAATGTGGATATGGCTCCGGACCGAAGTGATCTTCAGGCTATGACTCAGGGAGACAAAGAAACATTCAAGGAGTATGCTCAGCGATGGAGAGATACCGCGGCCCAAGTTAGCCCGCGTATAGAAGAGAAGGAAATGACCAAactcttcttaaaaactctcgATCAGTTCTACTACGAGAAGATGGTCGGAAGTACGCCCAAGAACTTTGCggagatggttggtatgggtgTACAGTTGGAAGAAGGAGTTCGAGAAGGACGTTTAGTTAGAGCTGGAACTTTGGCCAGTGCGGTGGCCCATGGGAGCTCTCAACCAAAGTATCAACACATTGCTGTAGTCACACCCGCTACAAATGTCATTCAACAGCCGGGttat tcgggaaaacagggtgttacaggTTACCAGTCACAATCCCAACAGCAGCCTCGACAACAGGCTCCAAGGACACGATTTGACCCAATTCCCATGAAGTATGCAGAGTTGCTCCCATCTTTGCTCAAAGGGAATTATGTCCAGACCAAGCCGCCTCCTCCGATGCCGGGAAAGTTGCCAGCAGGCTTTAGAGCCGACCTCTCATGTgacttccatcaaggggcaccaggccACGATGTTGAGCGCTGTTATGTGtaa